A portion of the Marinobacter alexandrii genome contains these proteins:
- a CDS encoding PadR family transcriptional regulator has translation MGSLEEMVILIAAAMKEEAYAVSIAREYTYRTSQEISIPAIHTVLKRLETKGFVRSSESAPTSERGGRKKRLYQITSSGYGLVAELRNQREELWSLIPKMSL, from the coding sequence ATGGGATCTTTAGAAGAAATGGTTATTTTGATTGCCGCAGCTATGAAAGAAGAGGCGTATGCTGTTTCTATTGCAAGAGAATACACGTATCGAACATCACAAGAAATTTCGATACCTGCTATTCATACAGTATTAAAGAGACTGGAGACTAAGGGGTTTGTGAGATCTTCCGAGTCTGCTCCAACTTCAGAACGTGGAGGAAGAAAGAAGCGTCTTTATCAGATTACTTCATCGGGTTATGGTTTGGTTGCGGAGCTTCGAAATCAAAGGGAAGAACTTTGGTCGCTGATTCCTAAAATGTCCCTATGA